The Mucilaginibacter yixingensis genome window below encodes:
- a CDS encoding sigma-54 dependent transcriptional regulator: protein MKPNILIIDDETKLSALLSRIIELEGYRTFQAASAKEGLKLLAQETIHVVLSDVKLPDGSGVELVKQIKEKKPYTEVICLTAYGTIHDGVAAIKNGAFDYITKGDDNDKILPLLAKATEKAELQYRLYQIENRIIDQHSFDGIIGQSKAIHEAIDLAQKVAVTDTTVLLLGETGTGKEVFAQAIHYNSNRKQKNFVAVNCSAFARDLLESELFGYKAGAFTNALKDKKGLFEEADGGTLFLDEIGEMSIDLQAKLLRVLESGEYIKLGDTRTYKISVRIIAATNRNLQDEIQKGHFRQDLYYRLSVFRIMLPSLNERKEDIPLLANYYLQEYAGKMNRKMDGIDPTMMRQLERYNWRGNIRELKNLIERAVIVADGNTLKADLLPLDFYEAQDDGTPVFEMAEVEKNHIRKILAHTKGNKTEAARLMNIGLTTLYRKLEEYQLG from the coding sequence ATGAAACCCAACATCCTCATCATCGACGACGAAACTAAGCTATCGGCACTACTCTCGCGCATCATCGAGTTAGAAGGCTACCGCACCTTTCAGGCGGCCAGCGCTAAAGAGGGCCTGAAGCTATTGGCACAGGAAACCATCCACGTGGTGCTTAGTGATGTAAAACTGCCAGATGGCAGCGGCGTTGAACTGGTGAAGCAGATTAAAGAAAAGAAGCCATATACCGAGGTGATTTGCCTGACAGCCTACGGCACTATTCATGATGGTGTGGCCGCTATAAAAAACGGCGCCTTTGATTACATTACCAAGGGCGACGACAATGATAAAATACTCCCCCTGCTAGCCAAAGCTACCGAAAAAGCCGAGCTTCAATATCGCCTTTATCAGATAGAAAACCGCATTATTGATCAGCATAGTTTTGATGGCATTATTGGTCAGTCTAAAGCTATACACGAGGCTATTGATCTGGCTCAAAAGGTAGCGGTGACTGATACAACGGTGTTGCTGCTGGGTGAAACAGGTACTGGTAAAGAGGTTTTTGCCCAGGCCATTCACTACAACAGCAACCGCAAGCAAAAAAACTTTGTGGCCGTAAACTGCAGTGCCTTTGCCCGAGATTTGTTAGAGAGCGAGCTATTTGGCTATAAAGCCGGCGCCTTTACCAATGCCTTAAAGGATAAAAAAGGACTTTTTGAGGAAGCCGACGGCGGTACGCTTTTTCTGGATGAGATAGGCGAGATGAGCATTGATCTGCAAGCAAAATTGCTGCGTGTGCTGGAGTCTGGCGAATATATCAAACTGGGCGATACCCGAACTTACAAAATTAGCGTGCGCATTATTGCTGCCACCAACCGCAACTTACAGGATGAGATACAGAAAGGCCATTTCAGGCAGGATTTGTATTATCGCTTGTCGGTTTTTCGTATCATGCTGCCATCGCTTAACGAGCGTAAAGAGGATATTCCGCTGTTGGCTAACTATTACCTGCAGGAGTATGCCGGCAAGATGAACCGCAAGATGGATGGCATCGATCCAACTATGATGCGCCAGTTAGAGCGCTATAACTGGCGTGGCAACATCCGCGAGTTGAAAAACCTGATAGAGCGTGCCGTAATTGTTGCCGATGGTAATACGCTTAAAGCCGATCTGCTGCCACTTGATTTTTATGAGGCGCAGGACGATGGTACTCCGGTTTTTGAAATGGCCGAGGTTGAAAAGAATCACATCCGCAAGATACTGGCCCACACCAAAGGCAACAAAACAGAAGCAGCCCGTTTAATGAATATAGGTCTTACTACGCTTTACCGCAAGCTGGAAGAGTATCAGTTAGGCTAA
- a CDS encoding redoxin domain-containing protein, whose translation MSTYAHFPNFELIEIVNELELPFNKRRPLQPLKTGAVVRNFGLDKAFNNWRHFYNGSASYGHLLVRKLLSKPLVISFWSPQWGEYGVSHLRQLNNLQQEIRALGGNLLIITSDATPKQIEDITWANSLSLSFYIDADNTLGKAFGIYSEQNPAWNRYSGIDNNISLLATYVLDAGQQVIYDHIDTDVYQSVNSNFLLAAVRGTSYRQTA comes from the coding sequence ATGTCAACATATGCCCATTTCCCAAATTTTGAACTGATAGAAATTGTTAACGAACTTGAATTGCCTTTCAATAAACGTCGGCCGCTGCAACCACTTAAAACTGGTGCCGTGGTGCGCAACTTTGGTTTAGATAAAGCTTTTAATAACTGGCGTCACTTTTACAATGGCTCGGCCAGCTATGGGCATTTGCTTGTTCGCAAGCTGCTCAGCAAGCCGTTGGTTATCAGTTTTTGGTCGCCGCAGTGGGGTGAGTATGGCGTATCGCACCTGCGTCAGCTCAATAACCTCCAACAAGAGATCAGGGCGCTGGGCGGTAATCTGCTCATCATTACCAGCGATGCCACCCCGAAACAAATTGAAGATATTACCTGGGCCAACAGCCTTTCGCTCAGTTTTTATATTGATGCTGATAATACCCTGGGCAAAGCCTTTGGCATTTACTCAGAGCAAAATCCAGCCTGGAACCGCTATTCGGGCATTGATAATAACATATCACTTTTAGCTACTTACGTGCTTGATGCCGGTCAGCAAGTGATCTATGATCATATTGATACCGATGTGTATCAATCTGTAAATTCCAATTTTCTGCTGGCTGCTGTACGCGGTACCAGTTACAGGCAAACAGCGTAA
- a CDS encoding CHAD domain-containing protein, whose translation MKRQAEITYFDKLWRKMRRNLEAYLQSGEMEDLHRFRVQVKKIRAFMILAESAQKKLDLQYQLKPVKKLFKRAGEIRAVDLHLVMARKQLIKAGLLDEQLKQRDKALAKFRPLATRRLHKLSRIKKKIHKEIKPIGKVHVSLFYANKLKKIDKSLGRICFDNRLHNCRKQLKVLLYNQRLVGPSLNIGFNKEYVDRLQITIGDWHDNQVAKQLFKNDRSALNTINRKDAHLKSRVKQTAKDMYNKATTAGNLSLPQLS comes from the coding sequence ATGAAACGACAGGCCGAAATAACCTATTTTGATAAGTTGTGGCGAAAAATGCGACGCAACCTGGAAGCTTATTTGCAAAGCGGAGAGATGGAGGATCTGCATCGTTTCAGGGTGCAGGTAAAGAAAATTAGGGCTTTTATGATTTTGGCCGAAAGTGCGCAAAAAAAACTCGATTTGCAGTATCAGCTAAAACCCGTAAAAAAACTGTTCAAAAGGGCAGGGGAGATTCGTGCTGTAGATCTGCACCTGGTTATGGCCCGCAAACAACTCATCAAAGCCGGATTGTTGGACGAGCAGCTAAAACAACGCGACAAGGCTCTGGCTAAATTCAGGCCGCTGGCTACCCGGCGGCTACACAAATTAAGCCGCATCAAAAAAAAGATCCACAAGGAAATTAAGCCTATTGGCAAAGTGCACGTCAGCTTGTTTTATGCCAATAAATTGAAGAAGATTGATAAGAGCCTAGGCCGTATTTGTTTTGACAATCGTTTACACAATTGTCGTAAACAGCTCAAGGTGTTGCTTTATAATCAGCGCCTGGTTGGCCCTTCACTCAATATTGGCTTTAATAAAGAGTACGTTGACCGCCTTCAAATAACCATTGGCGACTGGCACGATAACCAGGTAGCTAAACAGCTATTTAAAAATGATAGGTCTGCACTCAATACGATTAATAGAAAAGACGCTCACCTCAAATCGCGCGTAAAGCAAACGGCCAAGGATATGTATAATAAGGCAACCACGGCTGGCAATTTATCTCTTCCTCAGTTAAGTTAA
- a CDS encoding 4a-hydroxytetrahydrobiopterin dehydratase — MWTEENNKLYQAFIFKDFDAAFAFMMRVASIAQKANHHPTWTNTYNKVEIWLNTHDAGDIVTDKDREMAKAIDCVL, encoded by the coding sequence ATGTGGACCGAAGAAAACAACAAGCTATACCAAGCCTTTATTTTCAAGGATTTTGATGCCGCGTTTGCTTTTATGATGCGTGTGGCCAGTATTGCGCAAAAGGCAAACCATCATCCCACCTGGACAAATACCTATAATAAGGTTGAGATTTGGCTGAATACGCATGATGCCGGTGATATCGTTACTGATAAAGACCGGGAGATGGCCAAGGCTATTGACTGTGTTTTATAA
- a CDS encoding Rrf2 family transcriptional regulator, whose product MALFSKTCEYAIRAVFFVAHKTANGQRVGIKEIAEGIDSPEHFLAKILQDLSRKGLISSIKGPNGGFYLDADALKQPLIEIVEAIDGDKLFRGCGLGLKQCSEINPCPLHNQFKDIRNSINDMLNDITIGEFNEELMSGLLSLKK is encoded by the coding sequence ATGGCTTTGTTCTCAAAAACTTGCGAGTATGCTATCCGTGCAGTGTTCTTTGTAGCGCATAAAACCGCTAATGGACAGCGTGTGGGTATTAAAGAAATAGCCGAAGGCATTGACTCGCCCGAGCACTTCCTGGCCAAGATATTACAGGATCTAAGCCGGAAGGGACTCATTAGCTCAATAAAAGGGCCTAATGGTGGCTTTTATCTTGATGCCGACGCACTCAAGCAACCACTTATTGAGATAGTGGAAGCTATTGATGGCGATAAGCTATTCCGCGGCTGTGGGTTAGGGCTTAAGCAGTGCTCTGAAATTAATCCGTGCCCGCTGCATAACCAGTTTAAAGACATCCGAAACAGCATTAATGATATGCTGAATGATATTACTATTGGCGAGTTTAATGAAGAATTGATGAGTGGATTACTTTCGTTGAAAAAATAA
- the hmpA gene encoding NO-inducible flavohemoprotein gives MAMTNEQKAIITATVPVLRENGVALTKYFYNRMFTHHPELKNMFNMGNQKSDRQQTALALAVLAYAENIADPSVLLPAVDHIGHKHTSLDIRPEHYIIVGTQLIASIQEVLGDAATPEIIDAWTVAYNQLAQLMIGHEASLYTQQTNRDNGWTGWRPFLVKKKVAESAEITSFYLYPADGGKVPAHQPGQYISLRTFLPALNLKQARQYSISSAPNADYYRISVKKELGPDLDANGLISNYLHDFVKAGDTVDLTAPAGNFILGGDVDAPVTFISGGVGLTPLVSMLHTLVDRKHAHPITWLHGCRNESVHAFKEQIAAIAEQNQQLTQHVFYNQPSEANKAAGILEGHLDIKEVSDLALNPEGHYFICGPSVFIQKQYHDLVAAGVKKDRIYFEEFGPSVLSLN, from the coding sequence ATTGCCATGACCAACGAACAAAAAGCCATTATAACGGCCACCGTACCAGTACTTAGAGAAAACGGAGTTGCACTTACCAAATACTTCTATAACCGTATGTTTACCCATCACCCTGAACTGAAAAACATGTTCAACATGGGTAACCAAAAAAGCGATCGCCAGCAAACCGCGCTTGCCCTGGCCGTGCTTGCTTATGCAGAAAACATTGCCGATCCGAGTGTACTGCTACCCGCAGTAGACCATATTGGGCACAAACACACCAGTCTTGACATTCGTCCGGAGCATTATATTATTGTAGGCACTCAGCTGATTGCTTCTATCCAGGAAGTACTGGGTGATGCCGCAACGCCAGAAATTATTGACGCCTGGACAGTAGCCTATAACCAATTGGCGCAACTGATGATTGGCCACGAGGCCAGCTTATATACCCAGCAAACCAACCGAGACAATGGCTGGACAGGCTGGCGCCCGTTCCTTGTGAAAAAGAAAGTAGCCGAATCTGCAGAGATCACTTCTTTTTACCTCTACCCTGCCGATGGCGGCAAAGTGCCTGCACACCAGCCCGGGCAATACATCAGCTTACGCACTTTTTTACCGGCGCTTAACCTGAAACAGGCGCGCCAGTACAGCATATCAAGTGCACCCAATGCCGATTACTACCGTATATCTGTAAAAAAAGAGCTAGGGCCAGATCTGGACGCCAACGGCCTCATCAGCAATTACCTGCATGATTTTGTAAAAGCAGGTGACACCGTAGATCTTACCGCCCCTGCCGGCAACTTTATTCTAGGCGGCGATGTTGATGCGCCGGTAACCTTTATTAGCGGCGGCGTTGGTTTAACACCATTGGTAAGTATGCTGCATACCCTGGTTGACCGTAAACATGCGCACCCTATTACCTGGCTGCACGGCTGTCGCAATGAATCTGTACACGCATTTAAAGAGCAAATTGCTGCCATTGCCGAGCAGAACCAGCAATTAACACAGCACGTGTTCTACAACCAGCCATCTGAAGCAAATAAGGCGGCGGGTATTTTAGAGGGACATCTGGATATTAAAGAGGTATCGGATCTCGCATTGAACCCTGAAGGCCATTACTTTATTTGCGGTCCATCGGTATTTATACAAAAACAATATCATGACCTGGTAGCTGCAGGCGTTAAAAAAGACCGGATCTATTTTGAAGAATTTGGTCCGAGTGTGTTAAGCCTCAACTAA
- a CDS encoding MBL fold metallo-hydrolase — protein MTRSCLGIGVAALLLTAITGCGMVRSMGKDPSGAELTKLEALPNFKDGSFENLAERSDSTIRHNLIFHHRPKTIRPSHELPWVKTDLNALPDPAPTIVWFGHSSLLIKTGEGNILIDPIFSNHAGPVPGLITAFPGTKHYHAADMPPIDVLIISHDHYDHLDYRTLIKLKDRIKMAVVPMGVGSDLVYWGFDPKKIIELNWSQSTTLPGGLQITATPAQHRSNRSYSKENKTLWASYVIQAGKYKLFYSGDSGYGPHFKQIGQQYGPFDLALLECGQYSPNWPWTHLWLGQTAQAAVDLQAHLLQPVHWAKFVEADHPWNEPIEKLMPAAAKLNVQVNVPRIGEPYTLGDPPKQKVWWDFE, from the coding sequence ATGACGAGGAGTTGTTTGGGGATTGGGGTAGCTGCGCTGTTGCTAACAGCAATTACAGGCTGCGGCATGGTGAGGTCAATGGGTAAAGATCCTTCCGGGGCAGAACTTACCAAGCTAGAGGCGTTACCAAATTTTAAAGATGGCTCTTTTGAGAATCTGGCCGAACGGTCTGACTCAACAATTAGACATAATCTGATATTTCATCATCGCCCTAAAACTATCAGACCCTCACACGAGTTACCTTGGGTTAAAACCGACCTGAACGCGCTGCCAGACCCCGCCCCTACCATTGTTTGGTTTGGCCATTCATCCTTACTCATCAAAACCGGCGAAGGCAATATCCTCATCGATCCTATTTTTAGCAACCATGCCGGACCGGTACCCGGATTAATTACGGCATTTCCAGGCACCAAACATTATCATGCTGCTGATATGCCGCCCATTGATGTGTTGATCATTTCGCATGACCATTATGATCACCTGGATTACCGTACCCTGATCAAACTAAAAGACCGGATTAAAATGGCGGTAGTACCTATGGGGGTAGGATCTGATCTGGTGTACTGGGGCTTTGATCCTAAAAAGATCATCGAACTAAATTGGAGTCAGTCGACTACGTTGCCCGGGGGGCTGCAAATAACGGCCACTCCTGCACAGCATCGCAGCAACCGCTCGTATAGCAAAGAGAATAAAACCCTTTGGGCATCTTACGTAATACAAGCAGGCAAATACAAGTTGTTTTACAGTGGCGATAGTGGCTACGGACCGCACTTCAAACAAATAGGCCAACAATATGGCCCGTTTGACCTGGCACTGCTGGAATGCGGCCAATACAGTCCTAACTGGCCGTGGACCCACCTGTGGCTCGGACAAACGGCTCAGGCAGCCGTTGATCTGCAAGCTCACTTACTGCAACCAGTCCACTGGGCCAAGTTTGTAGAGGCAGACCATCCGTGGAACGAGCCTATAGAAAAACTGATGCCCGCAGCGGCCAAACTCAACGTACAGGTCAACGTACCGCGCATTGGCGAGCCCTATACTCTGGGCGATCCGCCTAAACAAAAAGTATGGTGGGATTTTGAGTAG